One window of Oncorhynchus masou masou isolate Uvic2021 chromosome 33, UVic_Omas_1.1, whole genome shotgun sequence genomic DNA carries:
- the LOC135528276 gene encoding synaptophysin-like gives MDVVNQLVATGQFTIIKQPLGFMKILQWIFAIFAFSTCGSYSGMFKMSVECKNRSESDLSIEVEFEYPFRLHQVYFDAPTCKGESPERLFLIGDYSSSAEFFVTVGVFSFLYSMAALSVYVFILEKYREGCKGAQIDFVVTSVFTFFWLVASSAWAKGLSDVKAATDPDKVLLLIEACDEPENRCREVHDPVVSGLNTSVAFGFLNLILWGGNLWFVFKETGWMAAFGGTYAPSQEKAPAPESFGQEGYGQEGYAQQGDAYAGTQGGYQPDYGQGGYTEGGGDYQQGGYEQQPTSFANQM, from the exons ATCTTTGCTATCTTTGCTTTCTCGACATGCGGCAGCTACTCTGGCATGTTCAAGATGAGTGTGGAGTGTAAAAACCGGTCAGAGAGTGACCTGAGCATTGAGGTGGAGTTTGAGTATCCATTCAG GCTACATCAGGTGTACTTCGATGCCCCAACCTGTAAGGGGGAAAGCCCTGAGCGTCTGTTCCTAATCGGAGACTACTCTTCCTCAGCTGAGTTCTTTGTCACCGTCGGTgtcttctccttcctctactcCATGGCAGCCCTTTCTGTGTACGTTTTCATTCTGGAGAAATACCGTGAAGGCTGCAAGGGAGCCCAGATT GACTTCGTTGTGACGTCTGTGTTCACCTTCTTCTGGCTGGTCGCTTCTTCTGCCTGGGCTAAAGGTTTGTCGGATGTGAAGGCAGCCACCGACCCAGACAAGGTCCTCTTACTGATCGAGGCCTGTGACGAACCAGAGAACCGCTGCCGTGAAGTCCACGACCCTGTCGTCTCTGGTCTCAACACATCTGTG GCGTTTGGCTTCCTAAACCTGATCCTGTGGGGAGGAAACCTGTGGTTTGTGTTCAAAGAGACCGGCTGGATGGCAGCCTTCGGAGGCACATATGCGCCTTCCCAGGAGAAGGCGCCTGCTCCAGAGTCCTTTGGTCAGGAAGGCTATGGGCAAGAGGGTTACGCACAACAGGGGGACGCCTATGCCGGCACCCAGGGAGGCTACCAGCCTGACTATGGCCAGGGAGGCTACACCGAGGGAGGCGGAGACTATCAGCAGGGGGGATACGAACAGCAGCCCACCTCCTTTGCCAATCAGATGTGA